A genomic segment from Drosophila miranda strain MSH22 chromosome 3, D.miranda_PacBio2.1, whole genome shotgun sequence encodes:
- the LOC117187764 gene encoding guanylate kinase-associated protein mars-like has protein sequence MKDKSNVSKYVGLQKNVRNRPELMRELVEAGTTELPLPPNTPLEEKISFPALATFTQCKTNNCSQEMIEALGEISNLSPVGPMSSHRDSKAKRKFDFSRYSLIKTAAKESLILDPYLAKDPDDKEQENSTLKAAAEQTPPRRISDEKPNYLSPYVSVSRGKVNSRCEREKRNSMYLPGEEYPVALLSHTAGE, from the exons ATGAAGGACAAGAGCAACGTCAGCAAGTACGTAGGTCTTCAAAAGAATGTTCGAAATCGGCCGGAGCTGATGAGAGAGTTGGTTGAGGCTGGGACCACTGAACTCCCACTGCCTCCCAATACGCCGCTGGAAGAGAAGATAAGTTTCCCTGCTCTGGCCACATTCACGCAGTGCAAGACGAACAATTGCAGTCAAGAAATGATAGAAGCCTTGGGTGAGATTTCAAATCTGAGTCCAGTGGGTCCAATGAGCAGCCACCGAGATTCGAAAGCGAAGCGGAAATTTGACTTTTCTAGGTACTCTTTGATAAAAACGGCAGCTAAAGAGAGTTTGATCTTGGATCCATATCTGGCTAAGG ATCCAGATGATAAAGAACAAGAAAATTCTACTCTGAAGGCAGCTGCGGAGCAAACCCCTCCTCGCAGGATTTCCGATGAGAAGCCCAACTACTTAAGTCCATATGTGAGCGTCTCGCGCGGTAAAGTCAACTCTCGCTGTGAGCGTGAGAAGCGAAACAGCATGTATTTGCCCGGTGAGGAGTATCCTGTTGCTCTACTTTCGCATACAGCTGGAGAATGA